In uncultured Cohaesibacter sp., a genomic segment contains:
- a CDS encoding metal ABC transporter permease gives MTIEALLLPFQFGFMQNAFLIALIVSVPTALLSCFLVLKGWALMGDSVSHAILPGIVLAYIFGFPLLLGAFCAGMICALSTGYLSANSRVKHDTVMGVVFSGMFAIGLVLYVWVHSDVHLDHILFGNMLGVDRSDLFNAGIISLVVAACLLFKWKDLLLHSFDPAQARVSGLPVQLLHYGLLTLLSLTIVATLSAAGLILAVGLLIAPGAIAFLLVRQFKTMLWVAVAVCMVAMLCGTYLSFFLDSAPAPTIILILTVLFLASFIRKIILVKASSMLPMA, from the coding sequence ATGACGATTGAAGCGTTGCTCCTCCCCTTCCAGTTCGGCTTCATGCAGAATGCCTTTCTCATTGCGCTGATCGTCTCGGTGCCGACCGCCCTGCTCTCCTGCTTCCTCGTGCTCAAAGGCTGGGCCTTGATGGGCGACTCCGTCAGCCACGCCATTCTGCCCGGTATCGTTCTGGCCTATATATTCGGTTTTCCGCTGCTTCTGGGTGCCTTTTGCGCCGGGATGATTTGTGCGCTGTCTACCGGCTATCTGTCCGCCAACAGCCGCGTCAAGCATGATACGGTGATGGGCGTTGTCTTCTCGGGCATGTTTGCAATCGGCCTTGTGCTCTATGTCTGGGTCCATAGCGACGTGCATCTCGACCATATCCTGTTTGGCAACATGCTCGGGGTTGACCGGAGCGATCTGTTCAATGCCGGCATCATTTCCCTTGTCGTTGCAGCCTGCCTGCTGTTCAAGTGGAAGGATCTGCTGCTGCACAGCTTTGACCCGGCGCAGGCTCGTGTTTCAGGCCTGCCGGTGCAGTTGCTGCATTATGGCCTGCTGACCTTGCTGTCGCTCACAATCGTGGCAACCCTGTCCGCAGCCGGGCTCATTCTGGCCGTCGGTCTGCTGATTGCGCCGGGAGCCATTGCCTTTCTGCTGGTCCGCCAATTCAAAACAATGCTCTGGGTGGCCGTTGCGGTCTGCATGGTCGCCATGCTTTGCGGCACCTATCTGAGCTTCTTTCTCGACAGCGCCCCGGCCCCAACCATCATCCTGATTCTGACAGTCCTGTTTCTTGCCTCCTTCATCCGCAAGATCATCCTCGTCAAAGCCAGCTCGATGCTGCCTATGGCATAG
- a CDS encoding metal ABC transporter permease, with translation MIDLLLEPFGYSYMTNAMWVSALVGCVCAFLSAFLMLKGWSLIGDALSHSVVPGVAGAYMLGLPFALGAFIAGGLAAGSMLFLSERSGLKIDVIIGLIFTSFFGLGLFMVSINPMAISIQTITMGNILAITPEDTLQLVLIGIISLIILSAKWKDLMVTFFDESHARTIGLNPPLLKAIFFVLLSASVVAAMQTVGAFLVIAMVVTPGATAYLFCDRFPRLILMSILIGALTGFLGAYISYFLDGATGGVIVTLQTAIFLLAFLLAPKHGLLAARRKAKEALAELGGSAQSEGGHQP, from the coding sequence ATGATCGATCTCCTGCTGGAGCCCTTTGGCTATAGCTACATGACCAACGCCATGTGGGTTTCGGCGCTGGTCGGATGCGTTTGCGCTTTCCTGTCTGCCTTTCTCATGCTCAAGGGCTGGTCGCTGATCGGCGATGCCTTGTCCCACTCCGTTGTGCCGGGGGTGGCCGGGGCCTATATGCTGGGCCTGCCCTTTGCGCTGGGGGCCTTCATCGCCGGAGGACTGGCGGCAGGCAGCATGCTTTTCCTGTCCGAGCGCTCGGGTCTCAAGATTGATGTGATCATCGGCCTTATCTTTACCTCCTTCTTCGGGCTTGGCCTGTTCATGGTTTCCATCAATCCGATGGCGATCAGCATACAGACCATCACCATGGGCAACATTCTGGCCATTACGCCCGAAGACACCCTTCAGCTGGTGCTTATCGGCATTATTTCCCTGATCATTCTGTCCGCCAAATGGAAGGATCTTATGGTCACCTTCTTCGATGAGAGTCATGCCCGCACCATTGGCCTCAACCCGCCCTTGCTGAAGGCGATTTTCTTCGTGTTGCTTTCCGCCTCGGTGGTCGCGGCGATGCAGACGGTGGGGGCTTTCCTTGTGATTGCCATGGTGGTCACACCGGGGGCGACGGCCTATCTCTTCTGCGATCGTTTTCCCCGCCTCATCCTCATGTCAATCCTGATCGGAGCGCTTACCGGCTTCTTGGGTGCCTATATCAGCTATTTTCTGGACGGCGCCACCGGAGGTGTCATCGTGACCCTGCAAACGGCAATTTTCCTGCTCGCCTTCCTGCTTGCCCCAAAACACGGTTTGCTGGCAGCGAGACGCAAGGCCAAAGAGGCCCTTGCGGAGCTGGGTGGCTCGGCTCAAAGTGAAGGAGGGCACCAGCCATGA
- a CDS encoding manganese/iron ABC transporter ATP-binding protein, which translates to MIIQKPHIHRKRLDNQSSGLRANGVTVTYRNGHTALHDASFEIPRGTITALVGVNGSGKSTLFKAIMGFVPVAAGEISLWGMDVKQALKRNLVAYVPQAEEVDWAFPVLVEDVVMMGRYGHMGFFRRPRKVDHDAVNDALARVNMLEFRHRQIGELSGGQRKRVFLARALAQNGMVILLDEPFTGVDVKTEDQIIALLRELREEGRVMLVSTHNLGSVPEFCDRTVLVKGTVLGYGPTETTFTRANLEKAFGGVLRHFTLGGQNLHEDPDKREVTILSDDERPLVQYGHKTMVNEEES; encoded by the coding sequence ATGATCATCCAGAAACCACATATTCATCGCAAAAGGCTGGATAACCAGTCCTCAGGGCTTCGCGCAAATGGCGTAACCGTCACCTATCGCAACGGACATACAGCGCTTCACGATGCCTCCTTTGAAATTCCAAGAGGCACGATTACCGCACTGGTGGGGGTGAACGGATCGGGCAAGTCTACCCTTTTCAAGGCCATCATGGGATTTGTGCCTGTGGCCGCCGGGGAGATTTCCCTTTGGGGCATGGATGTCAAACAGGCGCTCAAGCGCAATCTGGTTGCCTATGTGCCGCAGGCTGAAGAGGTGGATTGGGCCTTTCCGGTGCTGGTGGAAGATGTGGTCATGATGGGCCGGTACGGCCATATGGGCTTTTTTCGCCGCCCCAGGAAAGTGGATCATGACGCGGTGAATGACGCTCTGGCCCGCGTCAATATGCTTGAATTTCGCCATCGCCAGATTGGCGAGCTTTCCGGCGGGCAGCGCAAACGCGTGTTTCTGGCCAGAGCGCTAGCCCAGAATGGCATGGTCATCTTGCTCGACGAGCCCTTTACCGGCGTCGATGTGAAAACCGAAGACCAGATTATTGCCCTTCTGCGCGAACTGCGCGAGGAAGGGCGGGTCATGCTGGTCTCCACCCATAATCTGGGCTCGGTGCCGGAATTCTGCGACCGGACGGTGCTGGTCAAGGGCACGGTGCTGGGATATGGCCCGACAGAGACCACCTTCACCCGCGCCAATCTTGAAAAGGCCTTTGGCGGCGTGTTGCGGCATTTCACTCTGGGTGGACAAAATCTGCACGAAGATCCGGACAAACGTGAGGTTACCATCCTGTCGGATGACGAGAGACCTCTGGTCCAATATGGCCACAAGACCATGGTCAACGAGGAGGAGTCATGA
- a CDS encoding metal ABC transporter substrate-binding protein: MLTGAGASSAAHAGEKMKVVTTFTILADMASNVAGDVADVVSITKPGAEIHGYEPTPQDIVRAHDADLILWNGLNLERWFEQFVRQLGDVPSAILTEGIEPVAIAEGDYQGKPNPHAWMGLDNAQIYIDNIARAFAEHDPENAASYAHNAARYKDQLRSSLDPLRKTIAEIPQDKRWLVTCEGAFSYLARDFQMKELYLWPMNADQVGTPRQVKKVIDGVREHQIPVVFCESTVNTDPAKQVARETGASFGGVLYVDSLSAADGPVPTYLDLLRVTSSTIAAGLSKQ; this comes from the coding sequence ATGCTGACAGGCGCGGGCGCGTCCTCTGCGGCGCATGCCGGAGAGAAAATGAAGGTGGTTACCACTTTCACCATTCTGGCAGACATGGCCTCCAATGTGGCAGGGGATGTTGCAGACGTGGTCTCGATCACAAAACCGGGTGCCGAAATCCATGGCTATGAGCCAACACCACAGGATATCGTGCGCGCGCATGATGCGGATCTCATTTTGTGGAACGGCCTCAATCTGGAGCGTTGGTTCGAGCAGTTTGTCAGGCAGCTGGGAGATGTCCCCTCGGCCATTCTGACAGAGGGTATCGAACCGGTGGCCATCGCCGAGGGTGACTATCAGGGCAAGCCCAATCCCCATGCATGGATGGGGCTCGACAATGCGCAGATCTATATCGACAATATCGCTCGGGCCTTCGCCGAACATGACCCGGAGAATGCGGCCAGCTATGCGCACAATGCGGCCAGATATAAAGACCAGTTGCGCAGCAGCCTTGATCCTTTGCGCAAGACCATCGCAGAAATTCCGCAAGACAAGCGCTGGCTTGTGACATGTGAAGGAGCCTTCAGCTATCTCGCCCGCGACTTCCAGATGAAGGAGCTTTATCTCTGGCCAATGAATGCGGATCAGGTGGGCACGCCAAGGCAGGTGAAGAAGGTCATTGACGGTGTCAGGGAACATCAAATTCCGGTGGTCTTCTGCGAGAGCACGGTCAACACCGATCCGGCAAAGCAGGTGGCCAGAGAAACGGGGGCCAGCTTCGGCGGCGTGCTTTATGTGGATTCCTTGAGCGCCGCAGATGGACCCGTGCCAACCTATCTTGATCTGCTCCGCGTCACCTCAAGCACCATTGCTGCGGGTTTGAGCAAACAATGA
- the feoB gene encoding ferrous iron transport protein B: MTEQIKVALAGQQNAGKSTLFNLLTGARQHVANYPGVTVDKKYGSYKFEGTAVTAVDLPGTYSLTSFSLEERVARDFLITERPDVAVNVVDASNLRRSLHLTIQLLEMGFKSVLVLNMMDIASRHGLSIHGEELARRLGLSVVETIGSKGIGRDHLRRAIMEEARCAGKRPATIDYATLEPMIADLCLMLRDPAREWQLPARWLAIKLLEKDEQAQALIKQSAGFEWADDVITKAGQLAQSFEQSEGMSPSDYIIFMRDRHVADLLEGCIASEQSEKESVTSKIDRFVLNRWAAPVVLIFTVYMIYQISIVWGYQLTNVTWPILAKFREIVANLLPNAGFLEDPYTRSMGLWLVDSANTLLNYVPIFIILFALIAILEDSGYMARIAFILDKVLHRFGLHGQSTLPLILGGVFAGGCAVPGIMATKGIPDNRARMATIFAVPFMNCLAKVPLYTLLLGIFFVEDRPLMMFYISTMTVIFALLVSKLLTVTVLHGHETSPFVMELPAYHMPGALAVMRRSFERTWIYIKKVGTIVVAVAVVVFALLQFPGLPEDRMQRHEANGIKAIEAFQKSMKGNAYENLSGKDNIIPLVNYYSDYKRAKLNAGGAAGSKAVDKAFLARNANFYPFVTPPKGDADAKKAGRNLKKLVSARKSIRREMKEERITSSVLGMIGHGLEPVTQFAGFDWKINVALLSSFAARESSVATLGVLFQQDEDQNATLEDRMGAETKAGGATSLLAVSMILFFALYPPCLATTVMVKVQTGSYKWMLFSILFPTALGLGVSSLVYTIGNAAALGGIEMMTIVYLSALVLLIIVGFYSGRQERALSMAPEGRTSTGAGAG, from the coding sequence ATGACTGAACAGATAAAAGTTGCACTGGCAGGTCAACAAAACGCAGGCAAATCAACGCTCTTCAATCTGCTGACAGGTGCGCGCCAACATGTCGCCAACTATCCCGGCGTTACCGTTGACAAGAAATATGGCAGCTACAAATTCGAAGGCACAGCAGTTACGGCAGTCGACCTGCCCGGCACCTACAGCCTGACCTCCTTTTCGCTGGAAGAAAGGGTGGCGCGAGACTTTCTGATCACAGAGCGACCCGATGTCGCAGTCAATGTTGTGGATGCTTCCAATCTGCGCCGCTCTCTCCATCTCACCATCCAGTTGCTGGAAATGGGCTTCAAGTCGGTGCTGGTGCTCAACATGATGGATATTGCCAGCCGCCACGGGCTTTCGATCCATGGGGAAGAACTGGCCCGCAGGCTCGGCCTTAGTGTTGTCGAAACCATTGGCTCGAAAGGCATCGGGCGGGATCATTTGCGGCGCGCAATCATGGAAGAAGCCCGATGCGCCGGAAAGCGGCCTGCCACCATCGACTATGCAACGCTCGAACCAATGATAGCCGACCTTTGCCTGATGCTGCGCGATCCCGCCAGAGAATGGCAACTCCCGGCCCGCTGGCTGGCGATCAAATTGTTGGAAAAGGACGAACAGGCTCAGGCCCTGATCAAACAGAGCGCAGGATTTGAATGGGCCGATGATGTCATCACGAAGGCCGGGCAGCTGGCCCAGAGCTTTGAGCAAAGCGAGGGAATGAGCCCCTCCGATTACATCATTTTCATGCGCGATCGCCATGTTGCAGACCTGCTGGAGGGATGCATTGCGAGCGAACAGAGCGAGAAGGAATCCGTCACAAGCAAGATAGACCGTTTCGTGCTCAACCGCTGGGCCGCTCCCGTTGTCCTGATTTTCACGGTTTACATGATCTATCAGATTTCGATCGTGTGGGGTTACCAACTGACCAACGTCACTTGGCCCATACTGGCCAAATTCAGGGAGATTGTCGCCAATCTGCTTCCAAATGCCGGTTTTCTCGAGGATCCCTATACCCGTTCAATGGGGCTTTGGCTTGTCGATTCCGCCAATACATTGCTCAACTATGTACCGATCTTCATCATCTTGTTCGCCCTGATCGCGATCCTTGAAGATTCGGGTTATATGGCACGCATTGCCTTCATTCTCGACAAGGTGCTGCATCGCTTCGGTCTGCATGGCCAAAGCACATTGCCGCTCATTCTCGGAGGCGTGTTTGCCGGAGGCTGCGCCGTTCCGGGCATCATGGCAACCAAGGGCATTCCGGACAATCGCGCCCGCATGGCGACCATCTTTGCCGTGCCCTTCATGAATTGTCTGGCCAAGGTGCCCCTATATACGCTGCTGCTTGGCATCTTCTTTGTCGAAGACCGGCCATTGATGATGTTTTACATCTCCACCATGACCGTCATCTTCGCCCTTCTGGTCTCCAAGCTTCTGACGGTCACCGTGCTCCATGGACATGAGACCTCTCCTTTCGTGATGGAACTGCCCGCCTATCATATGCCGGGTGCGCTGGCCGTCATGCGGCGATCATTTGAGCGGACATGGATCTATATCAAGAAGGTGGGAACGATCGTTGTGGCGGTTGCTGTCGTCGTGTTTGCCCTGTTGCAGTTTCCCGGCCTGCCGGAGGATCGCATGCAGCGACATGAAGCCAATGGCATAAAGGCCATCGAAGCCTTCCAGAAAAGCATGAAGGGCAACGCCTATGAGAACTTGTCGGGTAAGGACAATATTATCCCGCTGGTCAATTATTACAGCGATTACAAACGCGCCAAACTGAATGCAGGAGGGGCGGCCGGATCCAAAGCCGTCGACAAGGCCTTTCTGGCGCGCAATGCCAACTTCTACCCCTTTGTCACGCCACCCAAGGGTGATGCGGATGCAAAGAAGGCAGGGCGCAATCTGAAAAAACTGGTCTCGGCCCGCAAGTCCATCCGCAGGGAAATGAAGGAGGAACGCATAACCAGTTCGGTTCTGGGCATGATCGGCCATGGGTTGGAACCGGTCACCCAATTTGCCGGCTTTGACTGGAAGATCAATGTGGCCCTGCTGTCTTCCTTTGCGGCGCGCGAAAGCTCGGTTGCCACTCTGGGGGTCTTGTTCCAGCAGGATGAAGACCAGAATGCCACTCTGGAGGATCGCATGGGAGCGGAGACAAAGGCGGGTGGCGCAACCAGCCTGCTCGCGGTCTCGATGATCCTGTTCTTTGCTCTCTACCCGCCCTGTCTGGCAACCACGGTCATGGTCAAGGTTCAGACCGGCTCCTACAAATGGATGCTTTTCTCCATTCTGTTCCCCACGGCTCTGGGACTTGGGGTTTCCAGCCTTGTCTATACGATCGGCAATGCCGCCGCTCTTGGTGGCATCGAGATGATGACCATCGTCTATCTCTCGGCCCTTGTCCTGCTCATTATCGTCGGCTTTTACAGCGGACGACAGGAACGCGCCTTGAGCATGGCCCCCGAGGGGAGAACTTCCACCGGTGCAGGGGCTGGCTGA
- a CDS encoding FeoA domain-containing protein, which produces MTDTNQLPKPDKPLTLNDILPGLRVRIKRHNATGPVRQRLLDLGVMPNVSILVVRAAPLNDPIELRLEATDITLRRREAATVEVIEEQDD; this is translated from the coding sequence ATGACCGATACAAACCAATTGCCAAAACCAGACAAGCCGTTGACGTTAAATGACATTCTTCCCGGCTTGCGGGTCAGGATTAAACGCCACAACGCAACCGGCCCAGTGCGGCAACGCCTGCTTGACCTTGGGGTCATGCCCAATGTCTCGATTCTGGTGGTGCGCGCCGCCCCGCTCAACGACCCGATTGAGCTGCGCCTTGAGGCGACAGACATCACCTTGCGCAGACGAGAGGCCGCGACAGTTGAAGTGATCGAGGAACAGGATGACTGA
- a CDS encoding DUF4198 domain-containing protein, producing MKKLLMAAAAATIGFAGAAQAHFQLLYTPNVMLSNAEEIPLKLMFGHPMENGHAMDMGQPEIFDVYFKDSKTDLLPTLKPIVWQGAHNQSKAFETSYKIRRNGDYVFALTPAPYYEESEDIYIQQITKAYVNKAMPTTWSEPLGLPAEIVPLNKPYQNYVGGTFSGQLLSNGKPAAGVECEIEYINPVVDLAANAFAKDVSGPVPDSAIVAITDPNGVFTFGIPRAGKWGFACLGAGPVTEYQGKELSQDAVIWIDVKDMK from the coding sequence ATGAAGAAACTGCTGATGGCTGCTGCGGCGGCAACAATTGGCTTTGCAGGCGCAGCTCAGGCCCATTTTCAGCTGCTCTATACCCCCAATGTGATGCTGAGCAATGCCGAGGAAATCCCGCTCAAGCTGATGTTCGGCCATCCCATGGAAAATGGCCACGCCATGGATATGGGCCAGCCGGAAATATTCGATGTCTATTTCAAGGACAGCAAAACCGATCTGCTGCCAACGCTCAAGCCGATTGTCTGGCAGGGCGCGCATAACCAGTCGAAGGCCTTCGAGACCTCCTACAAGATCAGGCGCAATGGTGACTATGTCTTCGCCCTGACGCCAGCGCCCTATTATGAAGAGAGCGAGGACATCTATATCCAGCAGATCACCAAGGCCTATGTCAACAAGGCCATGCCGACAACATGGAGTGAACCCCTCGGATTGCCTGCCGAGATCGTACCGCTTAACAAGCCTTACCAGAATTATGTCGGCGGAACCTTCTCCGGCCAGTTGCTCTCTAATGGCAAGCCCGCGGCTGGCGTCGAGTGCGAAATCGAATATATCAATCCTGTTGTCGATCTGGCGGCAAATGCCTTTGCCAAGGACGTGTCAGGTCCGGTGCCGGACAGCGCCATAGTCGCGATCACAGATCCGAATGGTGTCTTCACATTCGGCATTCCGCGTGCTGGAAAATGGGGATTTGCCTGCCTTGGTGCAGGGCCGGTCACTGAATATCAAGGCAAGGAACTGTCTCAGGATGCCGTGATCTGGATCGATGTCAAAGACATGAAGTGA